The Microbacterium sp. LWH7-1.2 genome window below encodes:
- a CDS encoding anthranilate synthase component I family protein, with the protein MTEPFAAAVVPHWVDPASVFAALFQGEPHCFWLDAGPDAAEGWSWIGAGARDEPAHVRATTCSAAPSDGGENPFRGGWVGWTGYDDAAARAGAPAFGGADGIPQELWLRVERLVAFDHGRRRVCAYASSVVADELAAAVAAATEAPIASARAESRGVAHARHRPDEYAALIERCRDAIREGDAYQLCLTTRFEVAASVDPVEVYLRLRAATPAHHGGFVRSGGVALLSASPEQFLHVEGAPGVGAVVRTRPIKGTRPRGADPTADAALAAELRASEKERAENVMIVDLMRNDLSRVCVDGTVGVDALLEVESYPAVHQLVSTVSGRLAAGTTVDDLLAATFPAGSMTGAPKLSAMTILHGLEGAPRGVFSGCFGWVGEDGALDLAMVIRSIVVRPDSAYVGAGGGITWRSEAAAEVAEVGIKARGPLAALGAALPPGW; encoded by the coding sequence ATGACGGAGCCCTTCGCCGCCGCGGTCGTCCCGCACTGGGTGGATCCGGCATCCGTCTTCGCCGCTCTCTTCCAGGGTGAGCCCCACTGCTTCTGGTTGGATGCCGGACCCGACGCGGCCGAGGGATGGAGCTGGATCGGTGCGGGCGCTCGGGACGAGCCGGCGCACGTGAGGGCCACCACATGCAGCGCGGCCCCTTCGGACGGCGGCGAGAACCCTTTCCGCGGCGGGTGGGTGGGCTGGACGGGCTACGATGACGCGGCAGCGCGCGCCGGCGCCCCTGCGTTCGGCGGGGCCGATGGCATCCCGCAGGAATTGTGGCTGCGCGTGGAGCGCCTGGTCGCCTTCGACCACGGCCGGCGAAGGGTCTGTGCGTACGCCTCGTCGGTGGTTGCCGACGAGCTCGCCGCCGCGGTCGCCGCGGCGACAGAGGCTCCGATCGCATCCGCACGCGCCGAATCGCGGGGAGTGGCGCACGCCCGGCATCGCCCCGACGAGTACGCCGCGCTCATCGAACGCTGTCGCGACGCGATCCGCGAGGGCGACGCGTATCAGCTGTGCCTCACGACGCGCTTCGAGGTCGCGGCATCCGTCGATCCTGTCGAGGTCTATCTCCGCCTGCGGGCGGCGACGCCGGCGCATCACGGCGGCTTCGTGCGCTCGGGCGGCGTCGCGCTGCTCAGCGCGAGCCCGGAGCAGTTCCTCCACGTCGAGGGTGCGCCCGGGGTCGGCGCGGTCGTGCGCACGCGGCCGATCAAGGGCACGCGCCCGCGCGGCGCGGACCCGACCGCCGATGCCGCCCTCGCGGCGGAGCTGCGCGCGAGCGAGAAGGAGCGCGCCGAGAACGTCATGATCGTCGACCTGATGCGCAACGACCTCTCCCGCGTGTGCGTGGACGGCACCGTCGGCGTCGACGCCCTGCTCGAGGTCGAGTCGTACCCCGCGGTGCACCAGCTGGTGAGCACCGTGTCGGGCCGGCTCGCGGCCGGAACGACCGTCGACGACCTGTTGGCGGCGACCTTTCCGGCCGGGTCGATGACGGGGGCTCCGAAGCTCTCGGCGATGACGATCCTGCACGGTCTCGAAGGCGCGCCCCGCGGAGTCTTCTCGGGGTGCTTCGGCTGGGTCGGCGAGGACGGCGCTCTCGATCTCGCCATGGTGATCCGCTCGATCGTGGTCCGGCCGGACAGTGCATACGTCGGCGCAGGGGGCGGAATCACGTGGCGGTCGGAGGCTGCGGCGGAGGTCGCCGAGGTGGGGATCAAGGCACGCGGACCCCTCGCCGCGCTGGGCGCCGCACTGCCGCCGGGCTGGTGA
- the leuS gene encoding leucine--tRNA ligase, with translation MSQTETPDTSAPTEGYDAYSIQQKWQARWSEADPFRAGGADDKRPRKYVLGMFPYPSGDLHMGHAESYAYVDIVARFWRHRGYNVLNPIGWDSFGLPAENAAIQRGADPREWTYANIEQHKKSFREYGSSYDWSRILHTSDPEYYHWNQWLFQRLYERGLAYRKESPVNWCPHDQTVLANEQVVDGHCERCGAEVIKKKLTQWYFKITEYADRLLDDLNQLEGFWPQKVIRMQRNWIGRSVGADIDFEIEGRADKVTVFSTRPDTLHGATFMVVAPDSDLAAELAAGSSAEVRMRFQDYLESVQRETEIERQSTDRPKTGVFLARFAVNPVNGERLPIWAADYVLADYGHGAVMAVPAHDQRDLDFARAFDLPVKVVVDTTAPITGAIPVIELDDEGVPIDPGPLETLDDLDPARTGIALTGDGRVINSGSLDGLSKRNAIARIIEQLEAAGTGRAAKSYRLRDWLISRQRFWGTPIPMIHTEDGRIVPVPQDQLPLRLPDAHGLDLAPKGTSPLGGATEWMKTSDPETGEPALRDPDTMDTFVDSSWYFLRFLAPNDPNEAFPSREADRWAPVDSYIGGVEHAILHLLYARFITKVLFDMGLIDFTEPFSSLINQGMVLLDGSKMSKSKGNLVEFASSMVDPGADAVRTAIAFAGPVEDDINWEDVSTTGAQKFLARAWRVATDVTSDPDVVWAEGDASLRRVTHRLLADAPGLVEQTKFNVVVARLMELVNATRKVIDTGAGPADPAVREAAEATAMILDLFAPHLAEEMWEILGYDGFVGLVPWRTADPTLLVEETVTAVVQIDGKVRGTLQVPARIDAAELERLARADEKVVRSLAGREITRVIVRPPKVVSFSTH, from the coding sequence GTGAGTCAGACCGAAACCCCCGACACCTCTGCGCCCACAGAGGGCTATGACGCCTACTCCATCCAGCAGAAGTGGCAGGCGCGCTGGTCCGAGGCCGATCCCTTCCGAGCCGGTGGCGCCGATGACAAGCGCCCCCGCAAGTACGTGCTCGGCATGTTCCCGTACCCCTCGGGCGACCTGCACATGGGTCATGCCGAGAGCTACGCGTATGTCGACATCGTTGCGCGGTTCTGGCGTCACCGCGGCTACAACGTCCTGAACCCGATCGGGTGGGACTCGTTCGGCCTGCCCGCGGAGAACGCGGCGATCCAGCGCGGGGCCGACCCGCGCGAATGGACCTACGCGAACATCGAGCAGCACAAGAAGAGCTTCCGCGAGTACGGCTCGTCGTACGACTGGAGCCGGATCCTCCACACGAGCGACCCCGAGTACTACCACTGGAACCAGTGGCTGTTCCAGCGCCTCTACGAGCGCGGCCTGGCCTACCGCAAGGAGAGCCCGGTCAACTGGTGCCCCCATGACCAGACGGTGCTCGCGAACGAGCAGGTCGTGGACGGGCACTGCGAGCGCTGCGGCGCCGAGGTGATCAAGAAGAAGCTCACGCAGTGGTACTTCAAGATCACCGAGTACGCCGACAGGCTGCTGGACGACCTCAACCAGCTCGAGGGGTTCTGGCCGCAGAAGGTCATCCGCATGCAGCGGAACTGGATCGGCCGCTCGGTGGGCGCCGACATCGACTTCGAGATCGAGGGCCGGGCCGACAAGGTCACGGTCTTCTCGACCCGTCCCGACACGCTGCACGGCGCGACGTTCATGGTCGTCGCGCCCGACAGCGACCTGGCAGCCGAGCTCGCCGCCGGCTCGTCGGCCGAGGTGCGCATGCGCTTCCAGGACTACCTCGAGAGCGTGCAGCGCGAGACCGAGATCGAGCGCCAGAGCACCGACCGGCCGAAGACCGGCGTCTTCCTGGCCCGCTTCGCGGTCAACCCGGTCAACGGCGAGCGCCTGCCCATCTGGGCCGCGGACTACGTGCTGGCCGATTACGGGCACGGCGCCGTCATGGCGGTTCCGGCGCACGACCAGCGCGACCTCGACTTCGCGCGCGCGTTCGACCTGCCGGTCAAGGTCGTGGTCGACACGACCGCCCCGATCACCGGAGCGATCCCGGTCATCGAACTGGACGACGAGGGTGTGCCCATCGATCCGGGTCCCCTCGAGACGCTCGACGATCTCGATCCCGCCCGCACCGGCATCGCGCTGACCGGCGACGGCCGTGTCATCAACTCCGGCTCGCTCGACGGCCTGTCCAAGCGCAACGCGATCGCGCGCATCATCGAGCAGCTCGAGGCCGCCGGCACCGGACGCGCGGCGAAGTCGTACCGCCTGCGCGACTGGCTCATCTCGCGCCAGCGGTTCTGGGGCACGCCGATCCCGATGATCCACACCGAAGACGGGCGCATCGTGCCGGTTCCGCAGGACCAGCTGCCGCTGCGCCTCCCCGACGCGCACGGTCTGGACCTCGCCCCCAAGGGCACGTCGCCGCTGGGCGGCGCGACCGAGTGGATGAAGACGAGCGATCCCGAGACGGGCGAGCCGGCGCTGCGCGACCCCGACACGATGGACACGTTCGTCGACAGCTCGTGGTACTTCCTGCGGTTCCTGGCGCCAAACGACCCGAACGAGGCGTTCCCCTCCCGCGAGGCGGACCGGTGGGCGCCCGTCGACTCGTACATCGGCGGCGTCGAGCACGCGATCCTGCACCTGCTGTACGCACGCTTCATCACGAAGGTCCTGTTCGACATGGGGCTCATCGACTTCACCGAGCCGTTCTCGAGCCTGATCAACCAGGGCATGGTGCTCCTCGACGGGTCGAAGATGTCCAAGTCGAAGGGCAACCTCGTCGAGTTCGCGTCGAGCATGGTCGACCCCGGCGCCGACGCGGTGCGCACCGCGATCGCGTTCGCCGGCCCGGTCGAGGACGACATCAACTGGGAGGACGTGTCGACAACGGGCGCCCAGAAGTTCCTCGCGCGTGCCTGGCGCGTCGCGACGGATGTGACCAGCGACCCCGACGTGGTGTGGGCGGAGGGCGACGCGTCGCTGCGCCGTGTGACGCACCGCCTGCTCGCGGACGCGCCGGGACTCGTCGAGCAGACGAAGTTCAACGTGGTCGTCGCCCGCCTCATGGAGCTGGTCAACGCGACGCGCAAGGTCATCGACACCGGCGCCGGCCCCGCCGACCCCGCCGTGCGGGAGGCCGCCGAGGCGACCGCGATGATCCTCGACCTGTTCGCTCCGCACCTCGCGGAGGAGATGTGGGAGATCCTCGGGTACGACGGGTTCGTCGGTCTGGTGCCGTGGCGCACGGCCGACCCGACGCTGCTCGTCGAGGAGACGGTGACCGCGGTCGTCCAGATCGACGGCAAGGTGCGCGGCACCCTTCAGGTGCCTGCGCGCATCGACGCCGCCGAGCTCGAGCGACTCGCCCGCGCCGATGAGAAGGTCGTCCGCTCGCTCGCGGGCCGCGAGATCACGCGCGTGATCGTCCGCCCGCCGAAGGTCGTGAGCTTCAGCACGCACTGA
- a CDS encoding ComEA family DNA-binding protein, translating to MTAGDRSERGSTEPVAARRRLGIGAVVVLVIAALAITVGIGILRSATAPVDEVVVDGTPTAAATPSGEQYVHISGAVRAPGLYVLPAGSRVVDAVAAAGGFADDADRDAINLARTLDDGEQLPVPREGEAPPVAAGAPGSLPTGDGPVDLNKADATLLETLPRIGPALAERIIAWRDDNGGFTSIEDLLAVPGIGDKMFEALRDLVTV from the coding sequence GTGACAGCCGGCGACCGCTCCGAGAGAGGGTCGACCGAGCCCGTCGCCGCGCGCCGCCGCCTGGGGATCGGCGCCGTCGTCGTGCTCGTGATCGCCGCACTGGCGATCACCGTGGGGATCGGCATCCTTCGCAGCGCGACCGCCCCGGTCGACGAGGTCGTCGTCGACGGGACCCCCACGGCCGCCGCGACGCCGTCGGGCGAGCAGTACGTGCACATCTCCGGTGCGGTGCGCGCGCCCGGCCTCTACGTGCTGCCGGCCGGCTCGCGCGTCGTCGACGCCGTCGCGGCCGCCGGCGGCTTCGCCGACGACGCCGACCGTGACGCGATCAACCTCGCCCGCACGCTCGACGACGGGGAGCAGCTGCCGGTCCCGCGCGAGGGCGAGGCGCCACCCGTCGCGGCGGGCGCCCCCGGTTCTCTCCCGACCGGCGACGGGCCCGTCGACCTCAACAAGGCGGACGCGACGCTCCTCGAGACGCTTCCGCGCATCGGTCCTGCGCTCGCGGAGCGGATCATCGCGTGGCGCGACGACAACGGCGGGTTCACGAGCATCGAGGACCTGCTCGCGGTCCCCGGCATCGGCGACAAGATGTTCGAGGCGCTGCGCGACCTCGTGACGGTGTGA
- a CDS encoding ComEC/Rec2 family competence protein: MGRRRGLRLVPVAGACWAVAAVASLVPAASPWIALALWSLVLALTLVVLRLSRPRGFPSRRTGSPTRFRMPRHAVRRAAAVVALAVAASAAAASHVALAQPARTAIAAPALDGGRAVDIRADVVGKIEHRADGSLAFDARATGVANGSEMHAAEVEITLRVSPEDVDKPAQLDVGATVVAHGTARPGRPAERAVLEVWASRGVEVLNPPEGLAAVTAGLRRGLVDAVEGLPGEGAGLVPGLAVGDTSVVAPSLDAAMKESSLSHLTAVSGANCALVVGIAFAIAAALGASRRLRVAVGLCVLAGFVLLVTPEPSVVRAAAMAAIAMLAVLFGRAGAGMTLLSVAVALLLVLDPWLAASLGFALSVVATGSLLLWARPLATGLARALPRPLALALAVPLAAQLACGPLLILIEPTVPVYGVLANLLAGPVAPAATVLGLAACLSAPLPWLQSGLAGLAWVPASWVAATASTASALPVDGLPWLEGVPGAMALAGVGLAVGLTIALDRRGPWVRRLTRVTSVAVVAVLLGAGFGTAALATVAGRWTLPADWSVLACDVGQGDAVLLRSEDAVALVDTGPDPEPLAACLSRAGLDRIDLLVLTHYDLDHIGGLDAVRGRVGAVLHGPGDAAGRAAIASLAAQGARPTEAAAGLSGSFGDARWRVLWPKAGSRAFPPGNDASVVLDVRGGGIPPMLLLGDLSASPQRLLTTTGALDPPYAIVKTAHHGSADQDAGLYVAAQPSVALVTVGAGNDYGHPRDEALAILDEVGARIERTDRDGAIALWESGTGSVSVWHDRGG; this comes from the coding sequence ATGGGCCGACGGCGCGGTCTGCGGCTGGTCCCGGTCGCCGGGGCGTGCTGGGCGGTTGCGGCGGTCGCGAGCCTCGTTCCGGCGGCATCGCCCTGGATCGCTCTGGCGCTCTGGTCCCTCGTCCTCGCGCTCACCCTCGTCGTGCTGCGCCTCAGCAGGCCCCGGGGCTTTCCGTCGCGTCGCACCGGGTCTCCCACGCGATTCCGGATGCCTCGGCACGCGGTGCGCCGTGCCGCCGCGGTCGTGGCGCTCGCAGTCGCGGCTTCGGCGGCCGCGGCGTCCCATGTCGCCCTGGCACAGCCGGCCCGGACCGCGATCGCCGCGCCCGCCCTGGACGGTGGCCGGGCCGTCGACATCCGTGCCGACGTCGTCGGCAAGATCGAGCACCGCGCCGATGGTTCGCTCGCCTTCGACGCCCGGGCGACGGGCGTGGCGAACGGGAGCGAGATGCACGCGGCGGAGGTCGAGATCACGCTGCGCGTCTCACCGGAGGACGTCGACAAGCCAGCGCAGCTCGACGTCGGCGCGACCGTCGTCGCCCACGGCACCGCACGGCCCGGGAGGCCGGCGGAGAGGGCGGTGCTCGAGGTGTGGGCCTCGCGCGGGGTCGAGGTCCTGAACCCGCCCGAGGGTCTGGCCGCAGTCACCGCGGGGTTGCGACGCGGCCTGGTCGATGCGGTCGAGGGTCTGCCCGGCGAGGGCGCGGGTCTCGTCCCCGGTCTTGCGGTCGGCGACACGTCGGTCGTCGCGCCCTCCCTCGATGCGGCCATGAAGGAATCCTCACTGTCGCACCTCACGGCCGTGTCGGGCGCCAACTGCGCGCTCGTCGTCGGCATCGCGTTCGCCATCGCGGCCGCTCTCGGCGCCTCGCGGAGGCTGCGGGTCGCCGTCGGCCTGTGCGTGCTCGCGGGGTTCGTCCTGCTCGTCACACCCGAGCCGAGCGTCGTGCGCGCCGCCGCGATGGCCGCGATCGCGATGCTCGCCGTGCTGTTCGGCCGCGCCGGCGCGGGGATGACGCTGCTGTCGGTCGCCGTGGCGCTGCTCCTCGTCCTCGATCCGTGGCTGGCAGCGTCTCTCGGGTTCGCGCTGTCGGTCGTCGCGACGGGATCGCTCCTGCTGTGGGCGCGTCCGCTCGCCACTGGGCTCGCCCGCGCTCTCCCGCGGCCGCTGGCTCTCGCGCTCGCGGTACCTCTCGCCGCCCAGCTCGCATGTGGTCCGCTCCTGATCCTCATCGAGCCGACGGTGCCCGTGTACGGCGTGCTCGCGAACCTTCTCGCGGGGCCCGTCGCACCGGCCGCGACCGTGCTGGGGCTCGCGGCGTGTCTCAGTGCGCCGCTGCCGTGGCTGCAATCGGGTCTCGCGGGACTCGCCTGGGTGCCGGCCTCGTGGGTCGCCGCGACTGCGAGCACCGCCTCGGCGCTCCCGGTGGATGGCTTGCCCTGGCTCGAGGGCGTGCCCGGCGCGATGGCCCTCGCCGGGGTGGGCCTGGCTGTCGGGCTCACGATCGCCCTCGACCGCCGCGGTCCGTGGGTGCGGCGACTCACTCGCGTCACCTCCGTCGCCGTCGTCGCCGTCCTGCTGGGCGCCGGGTTCGGCACGGCAGCCCTGGCCACGGTCGCCGGCCGGTGGACCCTGCCTGCCGACTGGTCCGTGCTCGCGTGCGACGTGGGTCAGGGCGATGCCGTCCTGCTCCGGTCGGAGGACGCCGTCGCGCTGGTCGACACCGGGCCGGACCCCGAACCGCTCGCCGCCTGCCTCTCCCGCGCCGGCCTCGACCGGATCGACCTGCTCGTCCTCACCCACTACGACCTCGACCACATCGGCGGGCTCGACGCGGTACGCGGCCGGGTCGGGGCGGTGCTCCACGGACCGGGCGACGCCGCCGGACGCGCGGCCATCGCCTCGCTGGCGGCGCAGGGAGCGCGGCCGACCGAGGCGGCCGCGGGTCTCAGCGGGTCATTCGGGGACGCGCGGTGGCGCGTCCTCTGGCCGAAGGCGGGCAGCCGCGCCTTCCCGCCGGGCAACGACGCCAGCGTCGTCCTCGACGTCCGGGGCGGCGGCATCCCTCCGATGCTCCTCCTCGGCGACTTGTCGGCCTCGCCGCAGCGGCTGCTGACGACGACCGGCGCGCTCGATCCCCCCTACGCGATCGTCAAGACCGCCCATCACGGGAGCGCCGACCAGGACGCCGGCCTGTACGTCGCCGCACAGCCGTCGGTGGCCCTCGTCACCGTCGGTGCCGGCAACGACTACGGGCATCCGCGCGATGAGGCGCTCGCGATCCTCGACGAGGTCGGCGCGCGGATCGAGCGCACCGATCGCGACGGCGCGATCGCCCTCTGGGAATCGGGCACCGGTTCGGTGTCGGTATGGCACGATCGCGGGGGATGA
- the holA gene encoding DNA polymerase III subunit delta, with protein MASPARRAPAKAARSAIPQLSWRAPQPAPVVLVSGPEEVCAERAIAGVRDYLRAEDPTLEVSDIRADDYAAGTLLGVTSPSLFGEPRLVRVSGVEKCSDTFLTEAVAYLAAPQDGATVVLRHTGASVRGKKLLDAIRAGEGSGVEIACPAVKRDSDRFDFAAGEFQAAKKRIAPTALRALVSAFADDLTELAAACQQLIADVPGDITDQVVERYYGGRVETSAFTVADTAIAGRYGEALIALRHALASGADPVPLVAAVAMKLRTMARVAGNREPAAALASRLGMKDWQIDRARRDLVGWNEESLGRAIQATARADAEVKGGSRDAVFALERMITVIATRAPYGA; from the coding sequence ATGGCTTCCCCCGCACGCCGAGCACCCGCGAAGGCCGCGCGCAGCGCCATTCCCCAGCTCTCGTGGCGAGCTCCGCAGCCGGCGCCGGTCGTCCTCGTCTCCGGGCCGGAGGAGGTCTGCGCTGAACGGGCCATCGCCGGCGTGCGTGACTACCTCCGTGCCGAAGACCCGACGCTCGAGGTGTCCGACATCCGCGCGGACGACTACGCCGCGGGAACCCTCCTGGGTGTGACTTCGCCGTCGCTGTTCGGCGAGCCGCGGCTGGTCCGCGTGAGCGGCGTCGAGAAGTGCTCCGACACGTTCCTCACGGAGGCCGTGGCGTACCTCGCGGCCCCGCAGGACGGCGCGACGGTCGTCCTCCGCCACACCGGCGCCAGCGTGCGCGGCAAGAAGCTGCTCGACGCGATCCGCGCGGGTGAGGGTTCGGGGGTCGAGATCGCATGCCCGGCCGTCAAGCGCGACTCCGACCGCTTCGACTTCGCCGCGGGCGAGTTCCAGGCAGCGAAGAAGCGCATCGCTCCGACGGCGCTGCGCGCGCTCGTCTCCGCCTTCGCGGACGACCTCACCGAACTCGCAGCGGCGTGCCAACAGCTCATCGCCGACGTCCCCGGCGACATCACCGACCAGGTCGTCGAGCGCTACTACGGCGGGCGCGTCGAGACGTCGGCCTTCACGGTCGCCGACACGGCGATCGCGGGGCGCTACGGAGAGGCGCTCATCGCGCTCCGACACGCCCTGGCCTCGGGCGCCGACCCTGTGCCGCTCGTGGCCGCGGTCGCGATGAAGCTGCGGACCATGGCGCGGGTCGCGGGCAACCGCGAACCCGCGGCGGCCCTGGCGTCGCGCCTGGGTATGAAGGACTGGCAAATCGATCGCGCGCGCCGCGACCTGGTCGGCTGGAACGAAGAGAGCCTCGGCCGGGCGATCCAGGCGACGGCACGAGCGGATGCCGAGGTCAAGGGCGGTTCGCGCGACGCGGTGTTCGCCCTCGAGCGCATGATCACCGTGATCGCCACGCGCGCACCGTACGGCGCCTGA
- the rpsT gene encoding 30S ribosomal protein S20 translates to MANIKSQIKRNKTNEKARERNKAVKSELKTHVRRTREAVAAGDKAAAEKALGTATKKLDKAVSKGVIHKNQAANRKSAIAKQVAAL, encoded by the coding sequence GTGGCGAACATCAAGTCGCAGATCAAGCGCAACAAGACCAACGAGAAGGCGCGCGAGCGCAACAAGGCCGTCAAGAGCGAGCTGAAGACGCACGTCCGTCGCACCCGTGAGGCCGTCGCCGCCGGCGACAAGGCTGCTGCCGAGAAGGCGCTGGGCACGGCGACCAAGAAGCTCGACAAGGCCGTCAGCAAGGGCGTCATCCACAAGAACCAGGCGGCGAACCGCAAGTCGGCCATCGCCAAGCAGGTCGCCGCTCTCTGA
- a CDS encoding GH1 family beta-glucosidase gives MPQHPSVDLSPFPPGFRWSAATAAFQVEGSRGADGRGRSIWDDFVGTPGAVRDGATADPGPDSYRRHREDVALLAALGVDRYRFSISWVRVQPEPGGPVLQSGLDYYRRLADDLREAGVTPFATLYHWDLPSALEERGGWLSRDTALRFGEYAGIVAEALGDSIRHWYTLNEPVSTSLQGYAVGTLAPGRQLLFGALPTVHHQLLGHGLALRTLRAARAEEVGIVNNHTVVLPAAQTDADLTAAAVYDVLHNRVFADPVLTGAYPDLEALGIPPMPVEDGDLELISAPGDFYGINFYNPTSVAAAPDGSPVPFEIVPTPGAPVTGFGSEWPIMPAALTGLLFDFTERYGDRLPPLVIGENGASFPEPAHVDGPVPDAERISYLAGHIDAVGAAVRGGVDVREYTVWSLLDNFEWADGWSQRFGLVHVDFDTAARTPKASFDWYRALIAEARA, from the coding sequence GTGCCGCAGCATCCGTCTGTCGACCTCTCGCCGTTCCCGCCCGGGTTCCGGTGGTCCGCCGCGACCGCCGCGTTCCAGGTAGAGGGCTCGCGCGGCGCAGACGGACGGGGTCGGTCGATCTGGGACGACTTCGTGGGCACTCCGGGCGCCGTGCGCGACGGGGCCACCGCCGATCCCGGCCCGGACAGCTACCGGCGGCATCGCGAAGACGTGGCGCTTCTCGCCGCGCTCGGCGTCGACCGGTACCGATTCTCGATCTCGTGGGTGCGCGTACAGCCCGAGCCCGGCGGCCCGGTGCTGCAATCGGGCCTCGACTACTACCGCCGCCTCGCCGACGATCTGCGCGAAGCGGGGGTCACGCCATTCGCGACGCTGTACCACTGGGATCTGCCGAGCGCCCTCGAAGAGCGCGGCGGCTGGCTCAGCCGCGATACGGCGCTGCGCTTCGGCGAGTACGCCGGGATCGTCGCTGAGGCGCTGGGCGACAGCATCCGTCACTGGTACACGCTCAACGAGCCGGTCTCGACGTCGCTCCAGGGCTATGCCGTGGGCACGCTCGCGCCGGGGAGGCAGCTGCTCTTCGGCGCGCTGCCGACCGTGCACCATCAGCTGCTCGGGCACGGCCTCGCGCTGCGCACGCTGCGCGCCGCGCGTGCCGAGGAGGTCGGGATCGTCAACAACCACACCGTCGTGCTGCCGGCAGCGCAGACGGATGCCGACCTCACGGCCGCAGCCGTGTATGACGTGCTCCACAACCGCGTCTTCGCCGACCCCGTGCTCACGGGCGCCTACCCCGACCTCGAGGCGCTCGGGATCCCGCCCATGCCTGTCGAGGACGGCGATCTCGAGCTGATCTCGGCGCCGGGGGACTTCTACGGCATCAACTTCTACAACCCGACGAGCGTCGCCGCGGCGCCCGACGGCAGCCCCGTGCCGTTCGAGATCGTCCCGACGCCCGGCGCACCCGTCACCGGCTTCGGGTCGGAGTGGCCCATCATGCCGGCGGCGCTGACCGGCCTGCTCTTCGACTTCACGGAGCGCTACGGAGACCGTCTGCCGCCGCTCGTGATCGGCGAGAACGGCGCGTCGTTCCCCGAACCGGCTCACGTCGACGGCCCCGTCCCGGACGCCGAGCGCATCTCGTACCTCGCCGGCCACATCGACGCCGTGGGTGCGGCCGTGCGCGGCGGCGTCGACGTGCGCGAGTACACAGTGTGGTCACTGCTGGACAACTTCGAGTGGGCGGACGGGTGGTCTCAGCGGTTCGGTCTCGTGCACGTCGACTTCGACACCGCGGCACGCACTCCGAAGGCGTCGTTCGACTGGTACCGCGCCCTCATCGCGGAGGCTCGCGCGTGA
- a CDS encoding MFS transporter, giving the protein MTAGPGSKVGAGWFALFTLAWLALWTVQLTPLQLLIPLQLDTPDDADGWVSGVVSSGLVLAIGGIAGVIAAPVAGGLSDRTRGRMGRRRPWALGGVWLGTASLAAIASASGPWGVGLAWVGVSVGVAVASAAFTALIADQLTTQRGAASAAVSSSQALGIVVGVGVIVLLELGVVVGYLVLAGFLAVVGTAAALVLPDPPARADVAVAREARTLGERLAALRDRDFAWLLAGRLTVNVGNALGTGLLLFFLLYGLHRDPATAEDELLLLILVYTLFVVVSSIASGWISDRTGRRIPFVVWSAVVQGLASIILVLAPSLTTAMIAAALLGVGYGAYMSVGLALGTDLLPYPQDHARDLGFVNVSASLGQLIGPLLGAGLVALVGGFWLLFLVGGVLSIAGGFMTYAIRSRERTSSAV; this is encoded by the coding sequence GTGACCGCCGGGCCGGGGTCCAAGGTCGGCGCGGGCTGGTTCGCCCTCTTCACGCTCGCCTGGCTCGCACTTTGGACGGTGCAGCTCACTCCGCTGCAGCTGCTCATCCCGCTGCAGCTGGACACCCCGGACGACGCCGACGGCTGGGTGTCGGGGGTGGTGTCGTCGGGCCTCGTACTGGCGATCGGCGGCATCGCCGGTGTGATCGCCGCTCCGGTCGCCGGCGGGCTCTCCGACCGCACCCGCGGCAGGATGGGGCGCCGCCGCCCCTGGGCGCTCGGCGGAGTGTGGCTGGGGACCGCTTCGCTCGCCGCGATCGCCTCGGCGTCCGGGCCGTGGGGCGTGGGGCTCGCCTGGGTGGGCGTCTCGGTCGGCGTCGCCGTGGCCTCTGCGGCCTTCACCGCGCTCATCGCCGATCAGCTGACGACGCAGCGGGGCGCAGCATCCGCCGCCGTCTCGTCCTCCCAGGCACTCGGGATCGTCGTGGGCGTCGGCGTCATCGTGCTGCTCGAACTCGGCGTCGTGGTCGGCTACCTCGTGCTGGCCGGCTTCCTCGCCGTCGTCGGCACGGCAGCGGCGCTCGTGCTGCCCGATCCGCCGGCACGCGCCGACGTGGCTGTGGCGCGCGAAGCGCGCACCCTCGGCGAACGACTCGCTGCCCTTCGCGACCGCGACTTCGCGTGGCTCCTCGCGGGGCGCCTCACGGTGAACGTAGGCAATGCGCTGGGCACGGGACTGCTGCTGTTCTTCCTGCTGTACGGCCTGCACCGCGACCCCGCGACGGCCGAGGACGAGCTGCTGCTGCTGATCCTCGTGTACACGCTCTTCGTGGTGGTGTCCTCGATCGCGTCGGGGTGGATCTCCGACCGCACCGGGCGACGGATCCCGTTCGTCGTGTGGTCGGCCGTCGTCCAGGGCCTCGCGTCGATCATCCTCGTGCTGGCGCCGTCGCTCACGACCGCGATGATCGCGGCCGCGCTCCTCGGCGTCGGCTACGGGGCATACATGTCCGTGGGCCTCGCACTCGGCACGGACCTGCTGCCGTATCCGCAGGACCACGCCCGCGACCTCGGCTTCGTGAACGTGTCGGCGAGCCTCGGCCAGCTCATAGGGCCTCTCCTCGGCGCGGGCCTCGTCGCGCTCGTGGGCGGCTTCTGGCTGCTGTTCCTCGTCGGAGGCGTCCTGTCGATCGCGGGCGGCTTCATGACCTACGCGATCCGCAGTCGGGAGCGCACGTCTTCAGCGGTGTGA